The following are encoded together in the Phragmites australis chromosome 19, lpPhrAust1.1, whole genome shotgun sequence genome:
- the LOC133901028 gene encoding putative pentatricopeptide repeat-containing protein At3g23330 produces the protein MPKRDVVSWNTLVLGCVEDGRHQEVVGLVRKMWRDGFRPDSFTLSSVLPSFVEFVDVRRGMEAHGIAIRNGFDSDVFIGNSLVDMYARTNYSVNGMKKEPACNWVEVKNELHVFIAHDRSHPWYDRIIGALNVFSEQMALHGYVPNIEDVFQDSEEEQKRCGMWSQ, from the coding sequence ATGCCCAAGAGGGACGTGGTGTCCTGGAACACTTTGGTGCTAGGGTGCGTGGAGGACGGGAGGCACCAGGAAGTTGTGGGCTTGGTCAGGAAGATGTGGAGGGATGGGTTTAGGCCTGACTCGTTTACCTTATCGAGTGTGCTACCAAGCTTTGTGGAGTTTGTTGATGTCAGGAGAGGCATGGAAGCGCATGGAATTGCTATCAGGAATGGGTTTGATAGTGATGTTTTTATTGGCAATAGCCTAGTTGATATGTATGCTAGGACAAATTACTCGGTCAATGGTATGAAGAAGGAGCCAGCTTGCAATTGGGTTGAAGTGAAGAACGAATTGCATGTGTTTATAGCTCATGATAGGTCGCATCCTTGGTATGACAGGATTATTGGTGCACTGAATGTTTTCTCAGAGCAGATGGCACTCCATGGATATGTACCCAATATAGAGGATGTTTTTCAGGATAGTGAAGAAGAGCAAAAGAGATGTGGTATGTGGTCACAATGA